GCAGCAAGATTTCGAACCGAGCTCCTGAGAAGAGGTGTTCTTTTAGTTCCTGTCATCTGGGATGAAGTTAAGGTACCTCAAATAGAGAAGAAAGGCTTCGGTACACCTTCAAAGGCAGCTGCTGCTCTTCCTTCTATTGGGGTAAGATGCAAAGACTTTCATCTATAGTTCTCAATGCATGTTCTGAGATAGACTTCGATAAGTTATTTCATTCTTCCCACCATATCTGTTGGCTCCAATGGTAGGAAGATTTCGAGAAACGAACTCAGTCTATAACTGCAAAGTCAAAGTTAAAAGCTGAAATCCGATTCAGGGCTGAGGTTGAATCCCCTGGAGAATGGGAAAGGTTACGTGCTACTCTTTATTGTCTACACACTTGTTTGACCATCAATTTATTACTCTAAATAACAAAATGTTTTGTGTTTGTATGCATTATTCGGTTTGTATGGTTTATATGCATTATTGTGTTGATATGCTTGTTTAGGTGGATAAAGGATCAGCAAAAGTCCGAAGGAGTTGCTCCTGGAGAGGATGTCTACATTATACTGCGCCTAGATGGTCGAGTTCGAAGATCAGGGAAAGTAAGTGCATACTGCATTTATGGCTACTTAAGTTCTGGATTTGAGTTTCTGAAATAGCAGATTTAATCTCCTGCATTTCATTTCAAATATACGCGTTTCTTTTGCTCCATTTATTTCCATACACCCTACAAACGTTTAAACTGGTTCGACCCAAGGAAAACTTAACTCCGAGTGTCATCCTCTCCTTTTCGTTTccctttttattgttttgttgttgAATACATCTGTAATATACTCCGATGTCTTTGCAGGGCATGCCGGACTGGCAACAAATTGTGCAGGAGCTGCCACCAATAGAAGCATTACTTAGTAAACTCGAAAGATAGGAGAGTTTTTATGGATGCCTCTGTTAGGCAATCATCTGGTTCTTACACTTCCCAACCCCCATAAGATTTCCTTCAACTCCATCCCTTTCGGGTCATTTTGTATTACTAATACGTCTGCAGACGCACAATTCATGTACATTCCACTGATGTATTGTAAATTTTACCACGAACAGTGAATTTTAGACGGGTGGAAATATATTTcgattttttattatatacaaCGCAGTTTCTTGGTTGGATCGTCCTTTCTAGAATGCCGTTACATAACTCTGTGGGGGCTTGTAGCTTAAGTAGTCAAGCGTTTTACTCTCACACACTCTCGTTCTCGTCCCTAACCACCGTTATACCAAACTGACCGAGTATAATATAGAACGGCTGGTTTAGCTGTTGTTTTCAAAAAGAATAGTCTGAATCTCTTGACGTAGGAAGAAGTTTAATCAAAGTCCGCTTAAGTGGCTCGAAGTTGTTGTAGTGCCTGCTGGCgcaaattaaaaaaactatatCAATTTCAATGAGTAGTTACACACCGACTTTGGTTTTGATGCGGCTTGTTTGAAATTGCTTTAAGAATCGCTAAAAGAGCGTGCTTTGGTTTTGATGTGGCTCGTTTGAGATTGCTTCAAGAACGGCTAAAATAGCTCTCTGCTAACTAATAATTCTGTAATAACGTTTGATAGAAAAAACTCAAAAGGCACTTCCAAGTCAAATAAGCGATTTCTGGAGAGGGTGAGCatttccaaattccaattgcTTTTTCAAGAAACACCTAGTTTTTTTCAATTAAAGTCACAACGTGATTATGATAAAAAGCACTTCTAACAAAAGCACTTACGAGCGGAAACAGTCCGAAAACGGCCCTTATGAAATCTCTACCAGCATATTTTCCGGTAGTGGTTGATTTCATTTTCTTGGTAGGTTTTGAACAAAGTCATGGATTGTTCCAATTTCAGTTTTCTTTGTAGCAATTGGAACGAGGTTGAATTAATGCAAGTCAACAAAGTAATCACCTCCTTGAAGAAATCAGCATCCAATTTTCCATTTACTGAACCTTTCGTCCCTTCCTAGGTTATCTTCTTCTCTTGTTCATAGTATTTATAACAACTCAGCAGCTATAAATACAAGTTGGCAGCCAAAAACACACCATACAAAAAACTATGGCCAATTCCTCCACCATTATCTTTTCCTTGGCCCTCGTCGCCGCTCTGATCATCTCCGCTGATGCAGGGGGCGATCACAGGGTGAGCTGGGTTCCGCTGAGACCCGGCTGCGAGGGTTCGGTAGCAGAGTGCATGGATGATCATGATGTTGAGTTTGGCATGGACTCAGAGATCAGCAGGCGCATCTTGGCCACCTCACAGTACATAAGCTATGGAGCTCTGCAGAGAAACACCGTGCCTTGCTCTCACAGAGGTGCTTCCTACTACAACTGCAAGTCAGGTGCTCAGAGCAACCCCTACAAACGCGGATGCACTGCTATTGCCCGTTGCCGGAGTTGATCACCGGTGTAGCTGTTTTATGTTATGGATTTAAGTAACAGATCATGCTGTGAATTGTAATGCTCATACTATTGCCTTATCTTTCTGTTTTTATCCCGACAATACTGTAGTCGAAATTTTCTTGATCAACCTTGTTATTTAACTTAACAATCTATCCCAAACCGGGAAGTACCTGGCTAGAGCAGTGTTCGAGTCGTCCTACTTGTGTATGCCTGGATTAACCAGAGCCGACTCGGTTGGGGCTATTCTGAAAGGTGAGTCCCTGCACGAAGAAGTCTGACCTGGGCCAACCACAGTCTAAGTAGGTAAACGAGTTCGAAAATCATCGTTCTAGGATGTTCCCGACTAGTATAATTTTATGAAATATAAAGATGCTACGGAATGTCAAAGTTTTCCCAGCAGCCAAACActcaaaaataaacaaacagcaGTGAACTGTTAAATTCTGATAAGAAACAACGCATGATAAGATATCATCTCATATTAATGACTTTCAAATGATAGACCGCGAACAACATTAGCTACAAGAGCACAACGAGTGTTTATAATCTCATAGAAACATCAGCTTCAATCGGTCAAGCACAAATACACAATCGCAGACAAAGAAAAGATAGCACAAAAACCGAAAACCTTATCGAATGTAGGATGAGCACTATGTTTATCATCAAGAACATGAATTGTAACTAAATTTATGCGGAACCTTCATCTTGCTTCACTTCATCTGATGCTGGCTTGGACTGCTGCATTGGAGACGGAGAGCCCTCCATTCCCATCTCTGTTTTTAGGTCGTTGATGCTGCTCTCCAACTCATTTATGCGAGAGCCCATCTCGTCAAGTGATCATAGTTAAGGAAACATAACAGATATTTCACTGATAGCACACGGATAGTAAGGTTTCAAACCCGTCAAGATCCAACTATCAAAACTTGCAGGAAAAACCAGAAACCAAATGAAAACCGAAAATCAAAAAGTATACACAGACTAATTCCTTCAAACTAATCAGACATACTGGTAGTTGTGGCTATAGGAGGAATCTATAACTAATTGAGAACCGAATATGACATAACCCTAACGCGGACAGATAAACGCTTTCAAAGTTAAAGAAAACGGGAAAAGGATATTCTTCGTAACAATGGAGTCGGACATTGTTTGGAACCTAGATTGCTGCAAACAGAAATTTTATCAATAACAGTCAATTATTTGATTCAACCAACATCACCTCAACTCGAGAAAAACTCACCATTTGTTGAAGAAGATTTTGCACCTGCGAAAAACAAACACCGAAAAATCATTACCAACACAAACATTCTTGTAAAAATGATCCAATAATCTCAAAATTCTACATTTTTCGAACAAAAATCGAAACTCAGAAAGCTATGAGAACAATTAGGCACTCACAAAAGCAGACATGTCGGCAGTGCTCTGCTTCGGATCCTCCGAATCATGCCCGTCCTGCAGAGAAAAACAAATTCAGAGCAAAACACAGCCAAAGTGCTCCACAGAGTGGCCCTAACGACACGTCGTACGAGCAACAATCGCCCAAACCGACGCACATTTGGGCGAATTGCAACAATCAGAGAGAAAGACAGAAGCTTTTgcggtaatatcaaaagtaaacgAATTTGGGCATTCAAATTGTAGctagaaaaatcaaaattttgaattgaaCCGAATCGGAGTTGAAAAATTCAGGAACCCTAACGGCAAAACTAGACGAAATTGAACGATttatttccagaaaaataacgAAATAAAGCACGAAGAATTGAAATTACCATTCTCTGCAACTTTTGGAAGTGTTCTTCTTGCTCCTTCTTCCGTCCGTACAGTAGCTGCAATGGCGATGCGTTGGGGCCTTTGGGTGCGGTGTGGCCTCTGGTTTATAGTTCCGGTGATTCGTTTGGACACGAAATTACTTCTATGCCCTTCTTTTtgaattcaaattttctttttctggaccAAGGTGATGATGGGCATTTTTGGAAAGTCAATGACTTGGAAGTTGAGAAGCTGAGCGCCACTGGAATTTCAAATTTCTATTACAAAATGAACGAAAATAACTTCAATTGACCAAAAAATTAGCACATTTAATTTAACGGTAATAAATAGGCACAAGTTAAAAGTCTTTCTTCACCTGATTTTACTAGTAAATATGAAATCCAAAAAATTGTAGATTTCCTAAGTGTTTTTTGGCATCGAATAAATATATTCTTCTATTCTATTAAAAGAAGAGGGCTTGTCAACTTTTGCtccatttttttcaatttcgcCCTCACTTTTGAATACACAGCGTTGACAtgaggagggcaaaatagtaattttgtatcttttgacaaaataacaatcatatccccattttttctattttaccctcacttttgatacacaatatttacaaaaGGAggataaaatagtaattttgtatcaaaatatttacataagataaaaatatgcacttattaaaaGAAATTATCCCAGCATCATTTTTTCATACAAGTAAAATCATGATGTTTTTTAGATTGTTTGAATGAACTGAAACGGTTGCGCTTGAGGAGAACGTGAGAGGAGGTGGGCGgttgttcacacacacaaagtgtgtgctctCTGCTAATAGAGATAAAGATAAAGGATCTCGATTCTCTACATTTATCATTCGTGCATTTACATGCATTTAGACAAATCTTGACTATTCATATAATCTAACAATTTTAATCCTCCCACGTCATGTTAGAATAGCATGCACGTTTTCACCTGAGAATTAATACTCTCTTTACGAGTCTTCTCTTTGGCCAATTGGGCCAAAGCTACAATTGATGTTTTAATCTTGTACACGCCGAGCGTACGTATTTTTCTTGTACTATAATTCATTTTGATTGCGAACGTATGTTTCATGTACTACAATTCATTCTGATGAGGCTAAACCTAGCACATTGATACGTCGTTGGCAAAGAAGTGTGATAGGTTTGCATTCGAGTGATTCCAACTTAAATGACTAAGAGCGTTTAATCCTGCATTCGTCATTCGATAGTTAGTGTTTGATTTTGAATATATGTCATTTTCGGCCCGAGTATAATTAATTTCTCCAATGTCAATGAACAAAAAGGGTATTCCATTATCCAATCAATTGCACTATTTTCGGTCAAAGggaattttattacaaaaaatacACTTTACAACAAAGGCCCAACACACACTTGAAATACAACAAAAAAAGACCTAAAACTAAAGTAAAACAGAAAAAAGCTTCCACAACCATCTCCACCCTCTGAAACAGGTCCAACAGTTGATTCCCCTCCTCCGTCCAGTAACACCTCCACAGATGTCACCTCCAACCACAAGTTGCTACAAGAGCACAGCCATAAACAAGGGATGAGTGGCAGCCAAGTGAGCAAAGCCGACTGTCAGAATGAAGTTTGTGAATACCCACGAACAACTCTGTCTAAACCGACAGATTACAATGAGAAAGTGGTGGTGGTTGTACCATCCAAGTTGGATCAACCGTCAGAACTAGACACACAAGCTCAAGAAGAAACGTGGCTGACGATTGAATCGAAGATAGGCAGGAAAGAGGTATACCTTCAAGAGTAGAGGAACAGGGGAGACCAAAGAGAGAATTGGGAAGAGATAACTGTAGAGGCAgggagagaagaaggaaaagaaaaaagaaaagacacGACGATTGACCCAAACCGAAGCTAGGCCCGGTGCCACCGGAAAAATCCAAGAATGAAAGGCTCACAGATAGTGAGAAATACTCTCAAGGAAAAGGGAAAGAACTCTCACCAAGGAGAGAATTTTTAGAGACTA
This window of the Malus domestica chromosome 03, GDT2T_hap1 genome carries:
- the LOC103432568 gene encoding rapid alkalinization factor-like, producing MANSSTIIFSLALVAALIISADAGGDHRVSWVPLRPGCEGSVAECMDDHDVEFGMDSEISRRILATSQYISYGALQRNTVPCSHRGASYYNCKSGAQSNPYKRGCTAIARCRS
- the LOC103432569 gene encoding heat shock factor-binding protein-like — encoded protein: MDGHDSEDPKQSTADMSAFVQNLLQQMQSRFQTMSDSIVTKIDEMGSRINELESSINDLKTEMGMEGSPSPMQQSKPASDEVKQDEGSA